CGCTGGGATTAAGCCTTTATCTGTATAAAAAAGTACCATGGGGTCTTTACTGGCCATAAGTGGTCAGAGGTTCAATTccacctcctccagctgcccagagcCACCTTGCTGGGGGCACAGGTTCAGTACAGAATCCAAGGGACTCATCATCACCACTAACTCATGCAGTGCCCTCAGAGGGCTACAAGCACTGACCCAGCCCAATCCCGCTTATCTTGCAACGTGACACGATCACATGAGCTGATGTGGCCGCAGGCTGTAGTAAAAAGAGGCGACATGCAGGAAAACCAATCAGAGTACACAACTGCTACACGATGACACCGGTGTTTGGAATTCCTGCGAGAGATTCCCTTTCAGCGGCATGGTCCCAAGGACCCTGCTGGTGGGAACACAGTGGCTGTGGAGGGCAATGCCGTGCCACAGGGACGGCTGGCAGAGGAGAGGGAGTGGTTAAAGCTCTGAATATGGACTCGCCGATTCTGTCATCAGCCCAGTTAGTTTGGCAGTCCTGGGCCTTGTGGGCTGCGGTGTCACAGTTGCACAGATACCCCTGAGAACAGGCATATAGGAATTTCCAACACCCTTTCAAtggtggaggggggcgggggtttTCGTTCATAACAACCAATGGGAGCACATCTACAGGAGCAGCTGTAGGGATCTACAATTATGAGAACATGGTGCCCTGCCAACAGCCATGTCTATACCCTGCCACAAAAGATTAATGTCTTATTTATAAAGCTTCAGTCAGTTCTATTTTCCCATAAGCCAGCCACCATTAAAGAGCAAGGGCCCAAAagcaatcccattgaaatcaatggctaagctctcattggcttcaatggcagAAGATTTGAGGCCTGATGTAATCAAGTGCAATCCACGCTACATGGCTACACACTAAAATGTTCTAAGCCACAGCGTCTCTTTCCAGTTGCAAGGTCAATTATTCTACTGTATAATCAACTGCAGACTGGACTATAACCCATGTCCCGACAGGTTTAAAAGGTAACTCCGGACTCACTGAGAGCAACCTGTAGATGTAGCAGGTCTTCTTCTGGCCGTCTCGCCACACTCGAGCCATGGCTTGTTCGTCATTGGCCGGATTCCAATCTGGGTCGAACATGATGAGTCTGTTTGCCCCAATCAAGTTCAAGCCGCAGCCACCTGCTTTGCTGCTCAACATGAAGACAAACTCAGGGCTCTGTGGGGCAAGACATACTTAGGTTAAATCTCTGCCAGCTGTCACATGATCACACCTGCTAAGACTGGCAGGACCAATGACGTGGGTCCAGGAAGCTCTACTTACCGAGAGGCTGTTAAACCGCTCTACGATCTTTGCTCTCTTTTTAATGGACATGGTGCCATCCAGTCGGACATATAAATATCTGTCACAGGACAACATGATGGTTAACAGGATCAGATCGATCATCATAGCCTTTTAATAGCCCTGGTTTTACAATGATAAAACCCAAGAAGAACAGAAACAGTTCTGCAAAGGACCTTGTGTTTGAGTGCCAGGCTGTAGGCCTCTATAGAAATGGACAGAACTGTTCTGCTGACTCACCCTGGAAGCCAGACCAGATGGGTCACATTTAGTTCCATTTCCAGGGCCTCCCTCTGAGGCTAAAGTTCAGAATAGGAGGTCTTGCAGGGAGAAACCTAAAGAACAGCCACCTGAGGCTAAGGTTTATGTTCGAAGTGTAGTCCTACAATAGTTACATCAGTAAGACCAACGACAAACCTCCTAGTCCTGCAGAGCTTCTCAAAGAGGTCCAGTGTTTGGGTGTAATTGGAGACCAGGACTACCTTGTCGTTGCTGGTGCTTCTAGTCACAGCCAGGATGTAGTCCAACACCAGCATCTTTCCTGGAAGAAGAAAAGTGAACATGTTGTTAAAAACATCCCATTGCCAATATGTAGGGAGGCAGCACAGTCCAGTGGACAGAGCATTGGACTAtcagtcaggagacctggactctattcctagctttgcctctgtgtgaccttgggcaagctacttaatctctgtgtgcctcagtttccttatctgaataatggggataatatttaccacctctgtaaaatgctttaagatcTACCGATGAAGTGAGTATTAACTGGGTTGGAGAGAACACATGCAGAGATGTACACAAGATCAGCCTCTTCCTAAGAGGTCACCCCCAAAGCATCCCTGGTCACTGCATAAGATTCCATGCTCCCTGTCGCAGGGGGCCACCCTCTCTCAAGCAATCAATTCACACAGCAGAGTTACAGTGTGGTTACCTGACAGCTGGGGCTCCAGGGACTTGGGACTGTAGCCAGCAGGGAACAATTCCAGTGCTCCTGCaaacccttcctcctcctccacacactTGTCGTAGATCAGGGCAGGGTCTGAAGAACAAACAAAACCTGGAAACCACTGTGGCTTTGTGAACTTTGCAGAGCTCCCCCCTGAGGAGGGAAGCACGACTGCGATGGCACCAAGACGACTGCGTCCTTGTCATTGTACTGACTGTATAATTACATATAAATGTAGCATGAGAGTCACTCATCCCCACTGGCCTGTCCATCTGGCTCCCAGATCTGCTGCTacagcttcctccctccccaatctTACCTCATATCCTACTGCCAGGATCACTCCTTCAAACACCCAGCAGCCAGGAAGTTGCATGATGAGCATGGTCCCCAGGCTAGGGGCAGTGGCATCAACCCCAAGGCAATAGGAAGGAGAGTTTGGCATTGCTAAATGACCACCTCTCAGGTCAGCTGAGGAGCAGCACTGATGGGCTCTGTAAGGAGCATGTGCATTCCAATCTGGCCAGAAGGATGGAGGTTAAAGCTGGGAAACATCAGGGGAAAACTCAAGAGCTCCAACAGAATCACGGATCACGTACTGGGGAAAATAACCAGCTTAAAGCATTTTCTGTGGGTGGGCCTCATGGAGACCCACAGCAGGTAGCTCCGTTTACAAAGAACTTTCTGTTGCACCTAGCAGCAGTAGTAATGCATGATTCTCTTGCCAGACCCTTGTATTACACTAACTGGTCACCGTAACAGGTTGGTAAAATCACTATGCGGCACTGATATTGCTCGGGTCACAGAATTTGTAGATGTCTCATATGGAGTctggtaaccacctttctgtatacagtgctataaaatccctcctggccagaggcaaaaccctttcatctctaaaaggttaagaagctaaggtaacctcgctagcacctgatccaaaatgaccaatgaggggacaagatactttcaaatccggAGGGGGGCGAACGAagggttgtctgtctgtctgtgtgatgcttttgccgggaacagatcagaaatgcaagccttccaactcctattaagttagtaagtaatctagttagaaaatgagttagattttcttttgtaaaaagaaaaggagtacttgtggcaccacaagtactccttttctttttgcgaatacaaactaacacggcagctactctgaaacattttcttttgtgtaatggctagtaaaataagctgtgctggagggaatgtatattcctgtttttgtgtctttttgtaacttaaggttttgtctagagggattctctgttttgaatttgattaccctataaggtatttaccatcctgattttacagaggtgattctttaatttaaaccttttctttaattaaaattcttcttttaagatcctgattgatttttcattgttcttaagatccaaaggtttgcgtctgtgttcatctgtaccaattggtgaggattcttatcaagccttccctaggaaagggggtgtagggcttgggggaatattttgggggaagacacctccaagtgggctctttccctgttctttgtttaaaacgcttggtggtggcaacatatgGTTCAAggtcaaggcaaagtttgtaacttggggaagtttttaacctaagctggtaagaataagcttagggggtcttgcatgtgggtccccgcatctgtaccctacaAGTTcaaaatggggaaggaaccttgtcaGAGTCCATTACTCTCGAAGGCCAGGAGAGTCTCCAGACGCAGGAAGTACCAGATACCGATCGAATACTACAACGGTTCTCAGCCAAGAGGCTGCGGAGCAGCAGTACATTGGTCCCTCTGCATTGTCTTCCTCTTTCTCTAGAAGCCCAATCCAGTTATGGGACCAAAAATCACTTGCACGCCTCAGAGCAGCTTGCTGTCTCCATAAAGCAAGCTGACAATCTCCTgggtcttcccccaccccaggaaaaGGGTCAGTTGTGTGAAAGAGCAGCACCAGGGAAGGAAGAAGCTGCCTCCAGAGGGCGCCACAGAAGAGCATGGCTACGGTGATTAGGGTTCTAATCTTGCATCCACTGGAGTTTTACAAccaatttcaatggaagcaggactgggttCTAAATGACCCTGGTTGGCTTCACCTCTTCCACTGTATCAAGttcaaactcctcatcctcactTCAATGGCGTCACAATTCTTCCCTGCCTACAGTTGTATCCTTGTCTCGCCCAGCACCCCCTCTTGCCTCTCCTCCACCTACCTGGCTCCGGTTTCCTTCTCCCACCTGTAGTTTTGCTCCTCTCCGGTATGCCATCGCTTCTGCTGAGAACTGTCTCCCATTCCCTAGCCATCAAATTTTCTCCATCCATCCCAGCTCAGCACCTACTTCTGCCGGATCTCCTCCAACAGTGTGTCTGAgtgcctggggctgagtgggtaCATCCTTCTCATGATGTACCTACTGCATAGGGCTGGGCAGGAAACGGGTTTTCTGTTCTGCAAATATTCTTGagagtttaaaaattctttccacccaaaatggggaagaaaattCAAAATCTCAACATTCTTTTGAGAACCAAAAAAGGTTTTTGGTTCAACTCAATCGAAATGTTTCCTTTCGATTTCGACCTTTTTTCATTAATGAAAGTTTCAAAAGAAAAAGTCGTTTTGAACCAGAAAAAGAGAATATTTGGtttagacattttcaaaacttttttccccaaaacattcCGGGTTGGGGGAGTCATCAGAACCGACCCTGCTTCACAAACAGTTTCTGTTTCAATGAACTGGAATTTTTCAATGACAAAATCTTTAGTCAAAAAAATTCCCCACCACCCTACTGCTGGCTATATTTGAGTGAAACGATGTTGCCCTGAAGTGGGTGGAGCTCTTAGCACTCCTAGCCACAGGAAATCTCTTTTGGTCAAGTGACAGCTTCCTGTGTGAGTGAGGAGGCTCAAGGGTCTAGTTCTAGCTCTCCAGATGTGCGGGTGATTTATACAGGGAGTTGCATCACATGGAGTCATTACAttacaagctctttggagcagagagcTGAGCTTAAGTATTTTGTGAAGCTCTGCATCCAATGCTCTGTAGATAATACAATAATAGCATTAAATCAACCCCTCACTCACGGTTACAGAGCTTCTTCAGGGACGTGATGGAGGAGAGAGACGACACACTGATCTTCCCCTCCTTCAGCTCTTCGGCTGGCTTTGCTTGCTTCAGGAAGTGTTTGTACAGCTCAGTCTGCAGAGGTGTCAGCCTGAAACAGAACAAGGGGCTTAGCACAGTGCGGCAGCATTATACAGCTCTGGGCAGATCCGCAAGCTGATCTCAatcttcctcctccatctctgCTATAGTTTGTTTGGGCCACAGAAACACATCCCTCACTGGGGAGGGCCTTAGTCCTACACAGATTCCATGATGAGACACCACTAAAATCCAAGACCCAAAAGTTAAGACTATTTTTTGTGAGTTTAGCCTTtacttttgttctctcttttctGTGCTTGATTTGGGCAGACTGTCCCATACCTGCAGCAAACCACCTGCTCGATTTTCACTGGTAGGTATTTGGACAGGATATCTGAAGTTCTCCTGATCAAACATCTGCAATGAAGGAAACGGGGATTAGAAACACAGATGACATGAAGAACAAAAAGCCAGTGGTGAACTGCAATATTGTCCCTGACTAACATGACTGTACAAGTCCCTTAGAATCTAGGCCCGCAGTGCCTGAGAAAATGCCTCACACCCCTACGTTGGCAGGTGTGATCAGCCGGGATGGGTGTATTCTTGGGTCCTACATGCAGACAGGGGGCAGGTGTTTCTAGGCTGAGGGTTCTCTGCTGTGGAAGTGCTACACAGTGTAGTTCTACCATTCTCTCTCATGTGCTGCCTTGACTATAGGCACCACTGATTTCGATTAACCTTTGACCTCCGTGCCCTCTCTCCTTGCTTTTGTATCATGATTCCAGGATGAGCAAGTTACTGAAACCTGGGTGTGCACACTGAATGGGGGAtagtggggaactccccaagcaGGAGAGACTGAACAGACCCCAGAGCACCAGCTTCAAATCCCCTTCACCATGAACAAAAGCAGGGGCCGAGCAGGATCAGAAGGAGTCCCTTCTACCCCTCCCGGCCACATGTTTCACTGAGCCTTTTTACTGCTAGGCATGTCAAGGTCATGGCCAATTTTGCAGAGCGGCCATTCCGTGTGAAATTAAATTGACCGTGAATATAAACTGCTCTGTGGCATTTGCAATGGTTGCAAAAGCTTATATAGAACCAAGACTTCAGCAACATTGTGAATGCAAAGTAGACTCTAGTGAGGGCTCTTCTGCTGTCAGACAGTTACTTGTCAAAGATTTCGTTAGCATGGTGACTTACGATTCATAATCAGAAAAGTAATGgtgtaaaaaaattaaaccattttACAGTGTGACCGAGTGGACAGAACTCTGACTGGGACttaggagtcctgggttctattcctaattctgctactggcctgctgggtgacctggggcaagtcattttccttctccgtgcctcagtttccccacctgtaaaatggggataatgatactgacctccttcgTAAAACGCTTTGAGATCAGCTGACAAAACATGCTAGATAAGAgctaaatattaataatactCAAGAGATTTGCTCTAGTGCCACAACGTCTTACCTAACTGGCATGAATATGATTTCATCTTGTGAGCCCcacagagccaacacagctatgaGAGAGTAAACTGGGTTCTGTTCTGCCTCATGTATCATCGTGAGAGTTGACAGCTGTCTTAGTTGTCGAATCTTTATCATAAGGTTTGATGCAAGAAGCAGAAGAAAACAGTGGGATGCTAAGGCACCAGATGGCTTTTGAAATATGGGACAAATTAGAAAAATCGTCCTTTGACTTGTAATCTGAATACATGTGATGAACTGGGATTAGCGGGAACCATGAGTGTCATTCTGACAATCCCTTTGCAGAGTATAACTGCACATTAAATATTTCCTTATGTCTTAGTGTTAATAGGGCTTTATTGACTCATCTGCACAAAACTCAGAACAGGACTTGTTCCGACACCGTACTGGAATCTTCAAAAATGGCTGTATGTGGGAAGGGATTTATGCTTCGCTTTCTGGGGTGAGGATGTTAGAACTCACCTGTTCACAATGCTGATCAGTTCTTTGAGTCGCTCCTCCCCTTTATGCCTCTCCGCTTCTCTTGCATCTGCATCCCTGCCTTTTAGGATagggatttcaaaatgctttttaaattcCTGCGCTGTCCCTGTCcaaaacagaggggaaaaggTCAAATGTTACAATAGCATCTCATCTGCAGGCATGTGGGCCTTTGACAGAAAAGTggatttcccctccaccccaggcactgccagagggTTGTGGGCCCTGGATAGAAAAACACTTCAACCCTAGCTTTTAACACTTAAACCCTAGCTTGTCACCTCAGAAATAATTCAGACAATGCTGGTGAATGTGAGCAACagaataacatttaacatttatacAGCATTTCCATCCCCAAAGGCCTTTACAAGTATAATTAACCCTAACCCCCAAAAGGCATTAGCCCCATATTATagcttgggaaactgaggcacaaataggTTCCATGAGTTGCCGAAGACACGGGCCAATCGATCACGTTGCTGCCCTGTGCTAAGTCCCCAAGCCAAATCAAAACTCATggagaaagagaagaggaaataAAAACACCTTCTATCCCCATCCCATCCTCCCTCTGATGAAATTCTGGGGGCAGAATCAGACACAGCCCACATATTGCTCTTGGCCTGGGGAGAGAGTTCTGTGCATGAAGAAGGGATAGATTTAATGCCACGCCATTATGTTTCACCACAAAGAGGCCAGGACCCtcaaaataataacaaaacatAAAAGACTGATTTATGGTTGGTTTATTTATTCTTGTCCTTGAACAGAACATGGCCTTTCTGGGACAAGCCTTCGCCCTCCCTGCCAGACAGCATCAGAGCCAATCTGAACCTGTTGATGCAGTGGAGAACATAAAGCACCAACAGATTAGTTATATGCTTTGCTCTTCAAATAAACCAGACCATGGACTACCAAGGTCAGTGGACGCAAGACGGAGCCCAGAGACGGAATGTTTTAATctgcagaagcagccataagAAGCATTAGATTCGCCAGCAAGgaggaaatagaaaaaaatcaaatcatgcCTCTGTTCAAAcacttttctcctttcccctgtaAATAGGGTGACAAGGTGAACCCCAGATTAACAAGCTCTCTCATCTTTGGAGGAAACGgtcccaaaccaaaaccctggatgtGACCACCACTGGACTAAGAAATCAAGAGGAATggtggtcttgtgattaaggcagtAGGCTGGGACTCCAGATCagtgttcagttcccagctctgacaatcCCCATGTGACCCACGGCAAGTCCCTTTAACTGTCTGTGTCTTGGTTCCCCATCATGAAATGGGCATAAttaatcctttctttgtctgcctACTTTATTTagcttgtaagttctttgggggcaaggaccaTTTCTTACTATGAatatatacagcacctagcacattggggccCAATCTAGTTGGTGACTAGACACTACTGGAATATAGGTACTATAAACGAGGATAATGCTCAGATTCACATTTGAACTTTGCAGTTCAGGGCCATCACGAAGGCCAGTGCTGCTAACTTCTCCAGCACTGGTGGCTGGGGGAGGTCCCTGCCAGCTAGGCCACCTGCCTCTTGATTCacagtttagtcttgagaaaagaagactgatgggggTCTTGATAAGTCTTCaacatgttaagggctgttataatgaGGACGATGATCActtgttctccaggtccactgaaggcaggacaagaagtaatgggcttaatttgcagcaagggagatttaggttagatattaggaaaaacattctaacttGAAAGGTAATTAAGctttggaacaggcttccaagagaaATTGTGGACTCTCCCTCCTTgaaaatttttaagagcaggttggataaacatctgccagggatggtctaggtttacctgatcctgcctcagcacagaggcctggacttgatgatctctcaaggtcccttcaagccctacatttttatggttCTATAAGCTGCGCTGGGGTTAACACCTTCACGCTCCTTACCTAGGATGCCCGAGTTAACGAAGTGCACCAAGCTGAAGTATTCGAGCAGGTCATTCTGAATGGGGGTCCCTGAGATGAGAACTCGCCGTGGGGTGTTTAAGCCATCCAGGGCCTGGTATGTTTGGTTTTCAGAGTTCTTCAGCCTATGgccctaaaaagaaaaaaaaaagcaaacaggaaatcCCATGGCACTTGGTGAGAGGAAGCAGGTCTGAGAGATCTCTGTCAATGCTGATTTATTTGAACTGTACGTTTCTCAGGACAGGACTGTCTCAGTTCTgggtatccgcaaaaagaaaaggaggactagtggcaccttagagacgaacaaatagagcataaacttttgtgagctacagctctcttcatcggatgcactcagtggaaaaatacagtggggagatttatatacacgcacagagaacatgaaacaatgggtgttaccatacacactgtatggagagtgatcacttaagatgagctattaccagcaggaagtggcgggggggggaggaaaaccttttgtggtgataatcaaggtgggccatttccagcagttaacaagaacgtctgaggaacagtggggagtggagtgggggggagaaataacatggggaaatagttttactttgtgtaatgacccatccactcccagtctctattcaaggctaagttaattgtatccagtttgcaaattaattccaattcagcagtctctcgttgtttttgaagtttttg
This genomic window from Dermochelys coriacea isolate rDerCor1 chromosome 8, rDerCor1.pri.v4, whole genome shotgun sequence contains:
- the RAD54L gene encoding DNA repair and recombination protein RAD54-like isoform X2; translated protein: MADEMGLGKTLQCITLMWTLLRQSPDGKPEIDKAMVVSPSSLVKNWYNEVGKWLGGRIQPLAIDGGSKDEIDRKLAGFMNQRGLRVPSPILIISYETFRLHAEVLQKGSVGLVICDEGHRLKNSENQTYQALDGLNTPRRVLISGTPIQNDLLEYFSLVHFVNSGILGTAQEFKKHFEIPILKGRDADAREAERHKGEERLKELISIVNRCLIRRTSDILSKYLPVKIEQVVCCRLTPLQTELYKHFLKQAKPAEELKEGKISVSSLSSITSLKKLCNHPALIYDKCVEEEEGFAGALELFPAGYSPKSLEPQLSGKMLVLDYILAVTRSTSNDKVVLVSNYTQTLDLFEKLCRTRRYLYVRLDGTMSIKKRAKIVERFNSLSSPEFVFMLSSKAGGCGLNLIGANRLIMFDPDWNPANDEQAMARVWRDGQKKTCYIYRLLSTGTIEEKIFQRQTHKKALSSCVVDEEQDVERHFSLGELKELFTFNETTASDTHDKIKCRRCVNGHQVKPPPEGSDCTSDLSQWNHCADKRGLQDSVLKATWDAAVTFTFHHHSHEEQRGIP